TTCGGGTCCGGCTGACCAACTTCGAGGGGCCGTTCGACCTGCTGCTGCAGCTGATCTTTGCCCATCGCCTCGACGTCACCGAGGTGGCGCTGCACCAGGTCACCGACGACTTCATCGCCTACACCCGGGAGATCGGCTCCCAGCTGGAGCTCGAGGAGACCACCGCGTTCCTGGTAATCGCCGCGACGCTGCTCGACCTCAAGGCGGCCCGGCTGCTGCCGGCCGGACAGGTCGACGACGAAGAGGACCTGGCGCTGCTGGAGGTGCGCGACCTGCTGTTCGCCCGGCTGCTGCAGTACCGGGCGTTCAAGCACGTCGCGGAGATGTTCGCCGAGCTGGAGGCCGCCGCGCTGCGCAGCTATCCGCGGGCGGTGTCGCTGGAGGACCGGTTCACCGACCTGCTCCCGGAGGTGATGCTGGGCGTCGACGCCGAACGGTTCGCCCAGATCGCCGCCGTCGCCTTCACCCCGCGGCCGGTCCCGACGGTAGTCACCGAGCACCTGCATGACCTGAAGGTCTCGGTTCCCGAGCAGGCCAAGAAGTTGCTGGCGATCCTGGAGGCGCGGGGCAGCGGCCGATGGGCCACGTTTTCCGAGCTGGTCGCCGACTGTGAGGCGCCGATGGAGGTCGTCGGGCGCTTCCTGGCGCTGCTCGAACTGTATCGGACCCGGACGGTAGCATTCGACCAATCGGAGCCGCTTGGCGTGCTCCAGATTTCGTGGACCGGGGAACGTCCGACCTGGGAAGCCGTGCTAGAAGTGCGGGACGAATCATGAGCCGCGCCGACGACGATGCAGCGCGGAGCGATGAGAAGGAGCGGCGCTCATGAGCGAAGAGTTGCCGGGCATCGATCTCGACCCAGACATCCCAGGCATCCCGGACATCGCCGAGGCGGCGCCGATGGATCCCGAGGAACTCGGCTCGGTGCTGGAGGCGCTGCTGTTGGTGGTGGACACCCCGGTCACCGCCGAGGCGTTGGCGGCGGCCACGCAGCAACCCGTCTACCGGGTCGCCGCCAAGCTGCAGCAGATGGCCGAGGAACTCGCCCAGCGCGACAGCGGCATCGACTTGCGGAAAAACAGCGAGGGCTGGCGGATGTACACCCGGGCCCGCTTCGCGCCCTACGTGGAGAAGCTGCTGCTGGACGGAGCGCGATCCAAGCTAACCCGGGCGGCGCTGGAGACGTTGGCCGTGGTCGCCTACCGCCAGCCCGTGACGCGGGCGCGGGTGAGCGCGGTCCGCGGCGTCAACGTGGACGCCGTCATGCGCACCCTGCTGGCGCGCGGCCTGATCACCGAGGCCGGCGTCGACGACGACACCGGCGCGACGACGTTCGCCACCACCGAGCTGTTTCTGGAGCGCTTGGGGCTGACGTCGCTGGCCGACCTTCCCGACATCGCGCCGCTGCTTCCCGACGTCGACACGATCGAGGACCTGAGCGAATCCCTGGACAGCGAGCCACGTTTCATCAAACTCACGGGCCACGCGGCGCCCGACCAGTCGCCATCGTTCGACCTGGACCAGGATTGATGGTCGAAACCCAAGGGATCCGGCTGCAAAAAGTGTTGTCCCAAGCCGGAATCGCGTCGCGGCGGGCGGCCGAGAAGTTGATCGTCGACGGCCGCGTCGAGGTGGACGGACACGTGGTCACAGAGTTGGGCACCCGCGTCGACCCGGACCTTTCGGTAATCCGTGTCGACGGGGCCAGGGTGGTCGTCGACGACTCGCTGGTCTACTTGGCCCTGAACAAGCCGCGTGGTATGCACTCGACCATGTCGGACGATCGCGGCCGGCCGTGCATCGGCGACCTGATCGAACGCCGGGTGCGGGGCAGCAAGAAGCTGTTTCACGTCGGGCGGCTGGACGCTGACACCGAGGGGCTGATCCTGCTGACCAACGACGGTGAGCTGGCGCACCGGCTGATGCATCCCTCCCACGAGGTCTCCAAGACGTATCTAGCCACGGTGACCGGATCGGTGCCGCGCGGGCTGGGCAAGAAACTGCGGGCCGGAATCGAGTTGGACGACGGACCGGCGCGGGTCGACGACTTCGCGGTGGTGGACGCCATTCCGGGTAAGACGTTGGTGCGGTTGACGTTACACGAGGGACGCAACCGCATCGTGCGCCGGCTGCTGGCGGCTGCAGGGTTTCCGGTGGAGGCGCTGGTGCGCACCGACATTGGACCGGTGTCCCTGGGTAAGCAGCGGCCGGGCAGCATCCGCGCGTTAGGCCGTGACGAGATCGGGCAACTGTACAAAGCGGTGGGCCTGTGAGCAGCAACGGAATCGTTGTCGCCATTGACGGTCCAGCGGGAACCGGAAAGTCCTCGGTGTCAAGGGAATTGGCGCGTGTGCTGGGAGCTCGCTACCTGGACACCGGGGCGATGTATCGGATGGTGACGCTGGCGGTGCTGCGCGCCGGAATCGACCCGGCGGACGCCGAAGCCGTCGGGCGGATTGCCTCGGCGGTGCGGATGTCGGTGGACCACAACCCTGGTGGGGATCACTATTTCCTTGACGGAGAGGATGTTTCGTCGGAAATCCGCGGAAACGAGGTGACTCGCGCGGTCTCGGCGGTGTCGTCGATTCCTGCAGTGCGCACTCGGCTCGTCGGGCTACAGCGGGCTATGGCCGCCGGCCCGGGATGCGTCGT
The nucleotide sequence above comes from Mycobacterium malmoense. Encoded proteins:
- the cmk gene encoding (d)CMP kinase; the protein is MSSNGIVVAIDGPAGTGKSSVSRELARVLGARYLDTGAMYRMVTLAVLRAGIDPADAEAVGRIASAVRMSVDHNPGGDHYFLDGEDVSSEIRGNEVTRAVSAVSSIPAVRTRLVGLQRAMAAGPGCVVVEGRDIGTVVLPDAPVKVFLTASAETRARRRNDQNVASGLSDDYEGVLTDVRRRDHLDSTRPVSPLRAASDAVVVDTSDMTEAQVLAHLLELVKQRSGAVR
- a CDS encoding segregation/condensation protein A, producing MKGLQNGPVNGEAPTKNGYPDGFRVRLTNFEGPFDLLLQLIFAHRLDVTEVALHQVTDDFIAYTREIGSQLELEETTAFLVIAATLLDLKAARLLPAGQVDDEEDLALLEVRDLLFARLLQYRAFKHVAEMFAELEAAALRSYPRAVSLEDRFTDLLPEVMLGVDAERFAQIAAVAFTPRPVPTVVTEHLHDLKVSVPEQAKKLLAILEARGSGRWATFSELVADCEAPMEVVGRFLALLELYRTRTVAFDQSEPLGVLQISWTGERPTWEAVLEVRDES
- the scpB gene encoding SMC-Scp complex subunit ScpB, with the protein product MSEELPGIDLDPDIPGIPDIAEAAPMDPEELGSVLEALLLVVDTPVTAEALAAATQQPVYRVAAKLQQMAEELAQRDSGIDLRKNSEGWRMYTRARFAPYVEKLLLDGARSKLTRAALETLAVVAYRQPVTRARVSAVRGVNVDAVMRTLLARGLITEAGVDDDTGATTFATTELFLERLGLTSLADLPDIAPLLPDVDTIEDLSESLDSEPRFIKLTGHAAPDQSPSFDLDQD
- a CDS encoding pseudouridine synthase produces the protein MVETQGIRLQKVLSQAGIASRRAAEKLIVDGRVEVDGHVVTELGTRVDPDLSVIRVDGARVVVDDSLVYLALNKPRGMHSTMSDDRGRPCIGDLIERRVRGSKKLFHVGRLDADTEGLILLTNDGELAHRLMHPSHEVSKTYLATVTGSVPRGLGKKLRAGIELDDGPARVDDFAVVDAIPGKTLVRLTLHEGRNRIVRRLLAAAGFPVEALVRTDIGPVSLGKQRPGSIRALGRDEIGQLYKAVGL